TCGTTGGCCTGCTCGTCCCACATAAAGTCGCTCGTCTCGAACGTGCCGTCCGCCCGATTTGATTTGTCCCAGACAGGAACGTGCGGCTCGATCTGCTTCTTCTCCACTAACCAGCCGAGCATCGCTGCTGTCCCGTAATTGGTGTCGGCAACGAAGCGCGTTGGTTTTAGTTCAAGCTTAGCCTCCACGCGCTCGATCATTGCGCGTGTTGCTTCAACCTCTGCCGTTTTATTCACCGCCGATGCCTCGACATCAACGATGATGCCCGCATCCAAGTCGATCAGGTAATTCGTGGAATACGCATAGAAGGCCGGTCCGCCCGGCGCGGCGGTCCACGTCGCAGCAGGATCGGTCAGCGAGACGTTCTTCGGTGTCGTTACGGCCGCATTTGCCTCCTGCAACCCCGCCAAGTACTCGCGTACCGCGCGAGACGCCTCATCTTGCTTGAACCAGTTGACTGCGTGCTCACCTGGCACGCCACGCTGGCGTTGCGCATCAGCTTTGACGATGCTCGCGTCAGCTGCGAAACCTTCTCCGCGGACCAGCCCCTCTGCCATGCATCGCTGCAAGACGCTTTCGAATAGATGCCGCAAGACGCCGCTCTCTCGGAAGCGGCCGTGCCGGTTCTTCGAGAAGGTCGAGTGATCCGGCACCGGCTCAGACAAACCCAAGCGACAGAACCAGCGGTAGGCGAGGTTTAGATGCACCTCCTCACACAGACGGCGCTCAGAGCGAATGCCAAAGCAGTAGCCTACGATCAGCATCCGAATCATCAGCTCCGGATCGATCGACGGCCTGCCAGTGTGACTGTAGAAAGGCACGAGGTGCCGACGCAGTTCGGTCAGGTCGAGGAAACGGTCGATGCCGCGCAGCAGGTGATCCGAAGGAACGTGATCATCGAGATTGAAGGAATAGAACAGCTGGTCTTGCGCGCCGCCTGTTCGACCCATCATTGCGTCGCCTCCCGAAAGCGTCAGGCCAGCATACCGAGATCGGGCGAATTTTTGTACTAGTTTTTCAACACAATAGGCCAGAACCGGACATTCGACTACGGGAAGAAATGGGCGACGATATAGGCTAAGCGACGTAGCCTGGACGCGCTCGCAGCGAACCCCATGAGTTCGTGCTCTCCATTGCACTCGATATTGCCACGCCCTCCTTGTTGATCTTGATCTGGAAGATTTCGGACAAGCCCGCCCTTCCAGACGACGTTAGTTGGAGTGCCCGGCTGCCCGACACACATTTGAGCCATCCGAGCTCCAATAGACGATCCAGAATCCGAGCTCCGACGAGTCCCTTGAGGTGATAACGACGCTCGCTCCAGTCGAGACAAGGCTGGCAGAAAATCCGCCGAGTCCTCGGCCTCAGATCAGCGCCGAACGCGGAAAGGAAGCGCCCGCCCGAAGACGTCACCTCACCGCCTTCATCGGTGAGTACGATGTGTCCCATGCCCACAAGTGCATCGGTA
Above is a genomic segment from Betaproteobacteria bacterium containing:
- a CDS encoding transposase is translated as MMGRTGGAQDQLFYSFNLDDHVPSDHLLRGIDRFLDLTELRRHLVPFYSHTGRPSIDPELMIRMLIVGYCFGIRSERRLCEEVHLNLAYRWFCRLGLSEPVPDHSTFSKNRHGRFRESGVLRHLFESVLQRCMAEGLVRGEGFAADASIVKADAQRQRGVPGEHAVNWFKQDEASRAVREYLAGLQEANAAVTTPKNVSLTDPAATWTAAPGGPAFYAYSTNYLIDLDAGIIVDVEASAVNKTAEVEATRAMIERVEAKLELKPTRFVADTNYGTAAMLGWLVEKKQIEPHVPVWDKSNRADGTFETSDFMWDEQANEYRYPAGKALRALRRPFKIARTGITKENTIRYRASQFDCAPCPLKQQCCPNMRCRQITRSIHERARDEARRIAATEGYRQSRKDRKKVEILFAHLKRILRLDKLRLRGFSGARDEFLLAATAQNLRRMAKWLMPVGKAEMAIS
- a CDS encoding helix-turn-helix domain-containing protein, which codes for MVAAENLNLVEVAALVGDTARATMLGALMGGRSLTAKELAYYANVSRSTASGHLSKLVAARLLTVIRERRFSYYRIASPLVASMLESIKVVAAIEVPPRRQPESANDDALRFARSCYDHLAGQVGVAVTDALVGMGHIVLTDEGGEVTSSGGRFLSAFGADLRPRTRRIFCQPCLDWSERRYHLKGLVGARILDRLLELGWLKCVSGSRALQLTSSGRAGLSEIFQIKINKEGVAISSAMESTNSWGSLRARPGYVA